Genomic DNA from Amycolatopsis alba DSM 44262:
GCTGGCGGGAGGTGCCGGCGCGGCACGAAGCGGGAACGCCGAACGTCGTGGGTGCGCACGCGCTGGCGACCGCGTGCGTGGCACTCACCGAATGCGGCTGGGAGGCCATCGCCGCACACGAGCACACCTTGCTCGACCGGCTGCGCTCGGGACTGGCCGCGGTGCCCGGAGTCCGGCTGCTGAGCATGTGGGGTCCCGACACGCCGGCCGTCGGCGTCACCGCACTGCTCGCCGGGTCCGTCGAACCGGGATTGCTGGCCGCCGTTCTTTCGGCGGAGCACGGAATCGGGGTACGCGCGGGCGCGTTCTGCGCGCATCCGGCCACCCGTACGCTGGTCCGGGCGGCCGGTGGACCGCCGGACGGGCAGGCGCTGCGCGTGAGTATCGGGCTCGGTACCACGGCCGAGCAGGTCGATCGGCTGGTCGCCGCGATCGATTCGATCCTCGAGTCCGGTCCGAAGTGGACATACGAGGCGGTGGACGGGGAATGGCAGCCCGTGCCGGACCCCCGTCCGCTGCTCGGCCCGCACGGCTGACGGCAACGCGGCAAAGCCCCTTTCCCGGCCTGGGAAAGGGGCTTTGCCGCGTTGCGGTCAGCGTGGCGTGAAGAGAACGGGCAGTGCCGTGGGCATCCGGTAGATCTTGCCGTGCATACGAGGCCGCGCTACCTCCGGATCCAGGCGCAGACCTGGGAGTTCTTCGAACAGCCGGTGCATCAGCGCGTCGGTTTCGACACGTGCCAGGTGCATGCCGATGCAGGTGTGCGGGCCGTGCCCGAAGGTCACGTGTGGCAGTCCGGTGCGGGAGACGTCGAATACACCGGGGTCGGCGTACTGCGCGGGATCCCGGTTCGCCCCGAGGAACGAGGCGTACACCAGCGAGCCCGCGCCGATCCGGACCCCGCCGAGGGTGGTGTTCGCCTTCGCGATGCGCAGACCGCCTGCCACCGCGGGTTCCCAGCGGATCGCCTCGTCGAACGCGGCGGGCAGCAGCGAGTGATCCGCGCGCACCCGTGCGTGCTGGTCCGGATGAGTGAGCAAAGCGAAGATCAGCGTGCTCGACGCCCGGTGGGTCGTCTCGATTCCGGCGGGGATCAGCAACAGCAGGAAGGACAGGATCTCTTCGTCGGTGAGGACCTGGCCGTCCCGTTCCGCGGCGACCAGTTCACCGACGAGGTCGTCCGACGGCCGGGCGCGGCGAGCGGCGATCAGCCGGGTGAAGTAGTCGGCCAGCTCGTTCTTGGCCGACTCCACTTCCGGCCACCGGAGGGTCGAGTCGATCATGCGGAGCGCGCGGTCGCTGAAGAACGTGAAATCCTCCATCGGCACACCGATCACCGCCGCGATCACCCGGACCGGGAACGGCAGGGTCAGCTCGGCGAGCAGTTCGGCGTGGCCACGTGTGCGGAACCGGGAGAACAGGTCCGCCAGGATTTCCCGGATCTGCTCCGTATACCGCCGCGCGACCACGGTCTTGCGGAACAGCGGCGCCACCAAGGACCGGTAACTGTGGTGGTGTGGCGGGTCGAGTTCCAGCATGCTCCGCCCGGCCAGCAGCCGAAGCTGGGGCGCGTAGGCGATGTTGGAGAACCGCGTGGTGTCGCTGAGCGCTTCGCGGACCAAGTCGTAGCCGAACACGTAGTACTGGCGTATTTCCCCGGCGGTCGCGGGGTCCGTGGTGACGACCTCGGCGACCGGGCTGTCCGCGCGGGCCCGGTCGAGCAGCGGGTGGATATCGTCGAACATCGGGTCGGCCTCGAGGAACTCGTCGACCGGACGTCGATTCACGGTTTCCGTCATCTCGTACCCCCGTACATGGCGGGGGCCGGATCACGGCTCAGCCCGCCAAATGGTTCCTGATCAGTTTGGCTGCCTCGCGAGGATCGTCGGCCCAGAATTCGATGCTGTCGAATTCCTTGATCCCGCGGTGCCCGAAATCGGCTTGATGCGGTTCGCGCAGCCGCAGCGTCACGTTGGTCGTCTTGACGATCTCCATCACGAGAACGCCGTCGACCACGTCGTTGCCCTTTTTCAGCTCCCGTGACCGGGTGCGCAGTCCCACCGACTCGATCTTCGCCACCGGCACCCGGAAATCGAAGAACGAAAGATAACGCAGCCGCAGGGTGCGCGAGTCGACCGTATGCGGATACTTGTACAGCGAGGAGATCAACGCCAGGAACCAGATGGTGCCCAGTACGCCGAGAATCAGGAGCGCCAGCCGTACCGCCGGCCACGGCACGATCAACTCGACGAGGGCGATCTCGATCGGATTGAGGAACAGGAACACCCAGAAGATCGGCCGCATCGGCCCGCTGTAGGCGATGGCGTCGCCGTCGGCCGGAACGTCCTGCCTGCGCGCGGCGACCAGCCACAGCGCGCGCATCATCTTCAGGTCGTGCCGGACGATCGTGGCGGCCCGCTCCGGCATGATCCGGTTCAACGTCGCGGAAACCGCGTCGAAGAAGCCGAGACCTTCCGCGCGGGCCCGTTTGATCGCCGAGCGCAAAGCGATGAGTTCGAAGACCACGACGAAGAACACCGATGCCTCGACGATCGTCGCGGCCAGGATGCCGTCTCCGAGGCTGATGAGACCCGTGCTGAACAGCACGATCTCCACGAGTAGCACCGCGGGCAAAACCCACGGCAGATACCGTGCGATCTTTCGTATTCCCCGCGGCTTTTCCCGGATGTTTTCCCGGCTTATCGAATCGAGTGAACTCGTGCCAGTCGAATCGTCCTGCCGGTTGGTTTCGGTGTCCCCCTCTGGCATTGTAAAAGGATATCATGTCTCACCGGCTCGTGCTGCTGGTCAGCAGTTCGTCGGTCTTGTCCCAGAGCTCGGCCGCCAGCTCTCGGTCGGCCAGCCGTCGAGGGGTCCGCCCGAGCTTTCCCTCGATGAAGAACGCACCGGGATGGGCGATGCCCGCCTGGTCGAGCGCCAGCTTGACCAGTGTTGACGCCCCGTGATCCGCGGGTTTGAAAGCCGCGGGCAGGAATTTGCGGAATCGCCGGTACGCGGCCGATTCGCTGCCGAATGACGTTTTCAGCATTCCTGGGTGGCAGCAAGTGGCGATCGGTCCGTCGGCGCCCGCGCGTTTCACGAATTCAAGAGCGAAAAGCGCGTTCGCCTGTTTCGACGCCTTGTACGCGCCCCAGCCGCTCCACCGCAGCCCGGTGCGATTCAGATCGTCGGGGCGGACACCTTCGGCGAGCAGGGAGCCGGTCCCCACGACACGGGAACCGGGCCGCACGGTCAGCATCTCTTCGAGCAACCGGGTCAGCAGGAAGGGAGCCAGATGGTTCACCTGGTTGGTGAGCTCGTTGCCGTCCACAGTGGTCTTTCTGGTGGCGCAATGGATGCCGGCGTTGTTGAGCAGTACGTCGATGCGGTCGTAACGCCGTCGCAGCCGCGTGGCCAGCTCGTGCACGTCGGACAGGCGGGCGAAGTCGGCACTGAACGTCTCGGGCCGTTCCTGGCCCGCCTGCTCGATTTCGGCGGCGACCGCGCCGAGCCGGTCGGTGTCCCGGCCGACGAGCGCGACGGTCGCGCCGCTGCCCGCCAGCCGGACCGCGGCGCGTGCGCCGATGCCCGAACTGGCCCCGGTGATGACGATGATCTGGTTCTCGCCGGTCATCCGACCGTCCTTTCCCCTGAGACCTGCCCCAGCTCCACGGTCCAGTGGTGGCTGGTCAGGCCTTTGTCGCAGTACCGGTACGGCAGCCACCCGTAGCCTTCGTCGCCCCAGCCGGTGCCCCAGCTGTTGCGGACGAGCAGCGCGCCGGTGAGTTCCTCGCCGGAGCCCGGTTCGGTTCCGGCGTATGCGTTGTCGTCGTAACCGGTGACCAGCACGACGTGCCGGGCGAAGACCTTCGCGTCGTCCGGCAGCATTGGCAGGCGGCCCGAATCCATGGCGGTCAGCTGTGCCGGGTTGAGCGGGAACTCCAGGCTGACCGGTGTCCCCGAGCCGACGGCGGCACGGATTCGCGCGAGCGGCTCGCCTGGCGCCTGCTCGCCGGTGTCGAGCCGTCGGTACCCGATCCCGCGGAACGCCTTGGCACGGAGGAAACACGCTTTCGTCGGTATCCGGTCGATCTGTGCCGCGCTGAACGGCCAGTCCGCTTCGGACGGGAGGCCGAACCGGTGCCATGCCGCGAACGCCCAGTCCAGCCGCGAGCCGCGCAGCCGCCCGTGTCCGCTGATCATCCGCGAGGTGACGTAGTTGAACAGCACCGACGGTGTCCAGTCGAGCCCGGTGAGCCGTCGCACCTGGTAGGCGGCCAGCGCCGTGACCACCGCGGCCGTGCAGGTCGGCTGGTCGCGGTGGTCGAGCACCGGCGGGAACCACGCGCGAGGCAAGGTGACCGCGCCCGCGGTCATCGGGCGCCGCTCATGCCGGTGCCGCTTCGAGGTCGGCACGGATGCGACGCAGCAGCGCCACGGCGTCGTCGCGTTTGGTGTCCGGGGCCTCGTTACGGAGAAACGCGGCCAGTTCGTCCAGTTCGGCCTGGGGCACGGTTCCCCGCAGCGCGTGCAGGGTCGCGTTCACCGAACGTTCCGGGAAGTAGATCTCCTTGGCCGCTTTGAGGAATCGGTCCGCGAGCCCGGCGGAGACCGCTCCCGCCCGCAACGCCGCCGCGACGGCGAAGCGCATGTTCGCCAGCGGTTCGCTCAACGGTTTGAGGGTGTCCTCGCTGTAGGTGATCGCGACCTCGTCGTCCTCGTCCGTGCGGCCTGAGAAGTACTCCTCGAAGATCCGGCCGATACCGATCATGCCGTGCGGCGCGCATTCGGCGCCCCGTAGCGCACCCATGCTCGACGAGCCGTAGACGACGACGTCCGCGTCCATCGCGCGCAGGATCTCCTTGGGCGAGATGGACAGCGAGTGCAGGAACCGCCCGTCGACGATGCCGATCACCGTCGGCGGCTCCGGCCGGTCGAGCAGCCGGTCGATGTCACCCTTGCCGACCGGCGGCAGATATTCCGCGTCGAGGATTTCGGCGGCCGCCTCGGTGGTGATGCTCGGGCCGCGGAAGACGACTGGGCGCATGTCAGTTCCCCGCTTTCGTACCCGCCGCGGCGGCCGGGCGGGCGAGTTGCCTGATCGTCTCGTTCCACACCCTGGTTCCGCGCGGGCCGAGCTTGCTGTGGTCCACCGCCCAGGACTCCATGCCCGGCACGATCACCCTCGCCACCTTGGCCGGGATCTCGGGCGGCGAAAGGTCGATGGCGATCGCCTGGTCGAGGCCGCAGCTTCGCAGCCGGTCCAAGACGAGCCGCAGGTCCGCGGCGACGTCGTCGGAAGACAGGTTCGGCAGGTCGCTCGCCTTGCGGCGGGTGTCCGTCGGCGTCCACCACCAGGTGGCCTTGTTGATCGTCTTCGCCCGCTGGATGTGCTTCATATGGGCGGGCACGTCCTCGTCCGGCATGCTGATGTCCTCGCGCATGGCCTGGATGTCGACGCATCGGCTCTGCGCGCATTCGGTGAGCGCGCGCATCATCGCGACCTCGACATCGGGATGGGTGCCGAACCCGCCGTGCCCCTGCTGGCCCTCGCCGATGCTGAACGTGTCGGCGGTCGCGCACCAGACACTGGGAATCCCGATGTCCGAGGTGATGTCGGCCATGCGCACTTCGATGTCGGCGGCGGCGAACCGGGCGACGAGCTCACTCGCCTTCGGCGGCAGCGAGTTCATGTCGAAATGCGGATGCCGTGATTTCAGCTCGTCGAGAACGGCCGGTGGCGTGTGTTCGGTGATCAGATCGCTGCGCAGCAGTTCGGTGAGATGACTGGTCACCAGCTCGGCCGTGGTCATCGCGTCCCGCTCGATGAGCTCGCACAGCGCGTGCAGGACGGCTTCCTCCAGCGTGTTGCCGGAAGCCAGCCCATTGGTGGAAACGATGTCGTAGCAAGGGATTTCGTGATAGCGGTCGATGTAGGCGGCGCCGTGCATCGGGACGAGTACGGGTTCTTCCCCGATCAGGTCGTAACCCTGGAGCCACGAGATCGGCCGGTCGTCGCGGTAGTACTTCGTCAGCTTCATGTTGTATTCGCCGGGATGCATCACCCGGCGGCCACGGCGCACGAGGTTCTCGTACGACGAGACGACCGCCGGAGCCCTGGGAAGCCAAGCGGAAAACCGCTCGATCGCTTCCATGATCGCGGACGTCTTGGCATCGACGGGACGGACGCCCTTCCCGTTGTACACCGAGATCAGATCCCGCGAACGGGGCACGATCGCGTTGTAGACCGGAATGCCGACGCGGTCCAGCCAGGTGATGTTCGCGACCCTGGTGATGCCGACGTCACGCAGGTAGGGCGTCACCCGTGCCAGCGTGTCCTCGACGGCGATTTCCCGGTGTACCCCGGAATTGCGGACCTTCGGCGCGTTTTCGCGGATATGCATGACTATCCTTTCTGCCCTGCCGGGGAGTCGACGACGCGGACCTGCGCCCTGCCGTCGCCCTCGTAGTGGTAGGCGATCGTGACCTCGTCGCCTTCGGTGACCTTCACCGGCTCGGCGAACGCCCAGCCCGCGGTGAACCAATGGCTGCGCGGACCGCCGTTCGCGGGGTGGGTGCTCAGCACGGTGCGGGGTGCGAGATCGGCTTCGAAGAAGACGATCACCCCGGAAGCCACGCCGCCGGTGTGCGCGGTCAAGGTCTGCTCGCCCCGGAAGATCCGGGCGTCCTCCCGCAGGTCCACGCGGTAGAGCGAAGCCGGATCGGACAGCCGCGGCCATTGCCGGACAAGGGAAGGCGGTTCGTAGAAGCCCGCGACGCGCTCGCGGTCCAGCTCCAGGAACGGGGTGAAGTCCATGCCGTAGCGGGTGTTCCAGTCGTCGATGTGCGCCTGGACGATCCGGTGCTCGGCGACACGCTCGGCGGGCATCTCGACAAGGCAGGCATAGGCGCGCAGCGCGCCGGGCACCAGCCGGGCGTCGGGAGTGAGCAACCGGCGCCGCGCGTCTTGAACCGTTTCCCAGATCACCATGTCGAGCGCGTCGTTGCCGACGATGTCGGTGGTCAGCACGTTCGCCTTTTCGGGCAGGGTGAGCGAAGTCGACCAGTCCTGGACGAAGGTGATGCGGTCGGCGACGCCGTTGTGCTCGGCGAGACTCTCGGCGACGCCCGCCGTCCGCGCCGGCTCGACGGCGTAGACACGGGCCGCACCCGCTTGCGCCGCCGCGACGGCGAGGATGCCGGAGCCGGTGCCGAGGTCGAGTACGACGTCACCTGGCCGGACCACCTCGCGGACCGCCTGGACGAACAGGCCTTTGCGCATCGGGTCGTCCAGCATCCGGATGTTGGCGTAGGCCAGGCCGTAGCCGCCGACGGGGAACATCAGCTCGGTGAAACCGGGCCGCGACGGGGCGGTCAGGATGCCGGCGGAGACGAGCTCTCCGAGGGTGGCCACGGCTTCGGCGAGTGCGCGCTCACCTGCCAGCTTGGGCCGGAGCCGCCGCAGGGCGTCGGCGACCGGCGCCGGGCCGTGGAAGGTGTCCAGGAGCGCCAGCGCGTGGTGACCGAACTTCCAGACGCCCTGTGCGTGATGTATCCGCACGTCGTTCGCGCTGTCCAGTTCGATGACGAGCTCGGGTGCCCGGACGAGCACGGTGTCATAGGCGATCTCCATGACGGCTTCCTTTCTTGGTTCTGCTGTGGGAGCGGGTGAGCGCGCGGACGAGCGGCGCGCGGAAGTCGCCGAGCGAACCGAACTCGGTGATCGATCCGCTGGTCGAGAAGCCTTCCGCCGGCTCGATGACCTCGAAGCCGTCGTCGCGCAGCCGCGTGACGTTGCGCTGGGTGGCAGGTTTGAGCCAGGTCGCCTCGCTCATCGACGGCACGATCAGCGTCGGGCAGGTGGCCGCGGCGATCACCGAGGTCAGCAAGCTGCCGCCGAGACCGTGTGCGACCTGGGCGA
This window encodes:
- a CDS encoding flavoprotein encodes the protein MTAPDVSSTKLLLGVCGSVSAVGTPHLLMWLRTTFGLTDVRVILSDMAQRFVTKQSLAAVADYEVVTGWDDLPDGTKSHVGVAADADVLVVMPATAHLIAQVAHGLGGSLLTSVIAAATCPTLIVPSMSEATWLKPATQRNVTRLRDDGFEVIEPAEGFSTSGSITEFGSLGDFRAPLVRALTRSHSRTKKGSRHGDRL
- a CDS encoding C1 family peptidase, whose translation is MPTSKRHRHERRPMTAGAVTLPRAWFPPVLDHRDQPTCTAAVVTALAAYQVRRLTGLDWTPSVLFNYVTSRMISGHGRLRGSRLDWAFAAWHRFGLPSEADWPFSAAQIDRIPTKACFLRAKAFRGIGYRRLDTGEQAPGEPLARIRAAVGSGTPVSLEFPLNPAQLTAMDSGRLPMLPDDAKVFARHVVLVTGYDDNAYAGTEPGSGEELTGALLVRNSWGTGWGDEGYGWLPYRYCDKGLTSHHWTVELGQVSGERTVG
- a CDS encoding cytochrome P450; this translates as MTETVNRRPVDEFLEADPMFDDIHPLLDRARADSPVAEVVTTDPATAGEIRQYYVFGYDLVREALSDTTRFSNIAYAPQLRLLAGRSMLELDPPHHHSYRSLVAPLFRKTVVARRYTEQIREILADLFSRFRTRGHAELLAELTLPFPVRVIAAVIGVPMEDFTFFSDRALRMIDSTLRWPEVESAKNELADYFTRLIAARRARPSDDLVGELVAAERDGQVLTDEEILSFLLLLIPAGIETTHRASSTLIFALLTHPDQHARVRADHSLLPAAFDEAIRWEPAVAGGLRIAKANTTLGGVRIGAGSLVYASFLGANRDPAQYADPGVFDVSRTGLPHVTFGHGPHTCIGMHLARVETDALMHRLFEELPGLRLDPEVARPRMHGKIYRMPTALPVLFTPR
- a CDS encoding YcaO-like family protein produces the protein MHIRENAPKVRNSGVHREIAVEDTLARVTPYLRDVGITRVANITWLDRVGIPVYNAIVPRSRDLISVYNGKGVRPVDAKTSAIMEAIERFSAWLPRAPAVVSSYENLVRRGRRVMHPGEYNMKLTKYYRDDRPISWLQGYDLIGEEPVLVPMHGAAYIDRYHEIPCYDIVSTNGLASGNTLEEAVLHALCELIERDAMTTAELVTSHLTELLRSDLITEHTPPAVLDELKSRHPHFDMNSLPPKASELVARFAAADIEVRMADITSDIGIPSVWCATADTFSIGEGQQGHGGFGTHPDVEVAMMRALTECAQSRCVDIQAMREDISMPDEDVPAHMKHIQRAKTINKATWWWTPTDTRRKASDLPNLSSDDVAADLRLVLDRLRSCGLDQAIAIDLSPPEIPAKVARVIVPGMESWAVDHSKLGPRGTRVWNETIRQLARPAAAAGTKAGN
- a CDS encoding 50S ribosomal protein L11 methyltransferase, producing MEIAYDTVLVRAPELVIELDSANDVRIHHAQGVWKFGHHALALLDTFHGPAPVADALRRLRPKLAGERALAEAVATLGELVSAGILTAPSRPGFTELMFPVGGYGLAYANIRMLDDPMRKGLFVQAVREVVRPGDVVLDLGTGSGILAVAAAQAGAARVYAVEPARTAGVAESLAEHNGVADRITFVQDWSTSLTLPEKANVLTTDIVGNDALDMVIWETVQDARRRLLTPDARLVPGALRAYACLVEMPAERVAEHRIVQAHIDDWNTRYGMDFTPFLELDRERVAGFYEPPSLVRQWPRLSDPASLYRVDLREDARIFRGEQTLTAHTGGVASGVIVFFEADLAPRTVLSTHPANGGPRSHWFTAGWAFAEPVKVTEGDEVTIAYHYEGDGRAQVRVVDSPAGQKG
- a CDS encoding SDR family NAD(P)-dependent oxidoreductase; the encoded protein is MTGENQIIVITGASSGIGARAAVRLAGSGATVALVGRDTDRLGAVAAEIEQAGQERPETFSADFARLSDVHELATRLRRRYDRIDVLLNNAGIHCATRKTTVDGNELTNQVNHLAPFLLTRLLEEMLTVRPGSRVVGTGSLLAEGVRPDDLNRTGLRWSGWGAYKASKQANALFALEFVKRAGADGPIATCCHPGMLKTSFGSESAAYRRFRKFLPAAFKPADHGASTLVKLALDQAGIAHPGAFFIEGKLGRTPRRLADRELAAELWDKTDELLTSSTSR
- a CDS encoding TfuA-like protein; this encodes MRPVVFRGPSITTEAAAEILDAEYLPPVGKGDIDRLLDRPEPPTVIGIVDGRFLHSLSISPKEILRAMDADVVVYGSSSMGALRGAECAPHGMIGIGRIFEEYFSGRTDEDDEVAITYSEDTLKPLSEPLANMRFAVAAALRAGAVSAGLADRFLKAAKEIYFPERSVNATLHALRGTVPQAELDELAAFLRNEAPDTKRDDAVALLRRIRADLEAAPA